In Pseudomonadaceae bacterium SI-3, the sequence TGCAGCTGACCGGCAAACCCAGCGTCAAATACGGCATCCCCTTCCCGGTCATGGCGCGCGCCAGCATGGGCGTACGCGGCGCTAACTTTCCGGCTGTGGTGCGCGGCATCGTGGCGATCTTCTGGTACGGGGTGCAGACCTATTTCGCCTCGACCGCGGTGGCGCTGCTGATCCGCACTCTGGCGGGGCCAGGCTCGGAAGCCACGCTGCTGGGACTGACCGCCATCGACTGGATCGCCTATGTGATCGTCTGCGTCTTCCAGGTTGCGCTGTTCATCAGAGGCGTGGACTGGGTGACGCGCTTTCTGAACTGGGCTGGGCCGCTGGTCTATCTGGTGATGATCGCGATGATGATCGCCATCTGCTACAAGGCGGGCCCCAGCCTTGCTGGCGCGCTGGGTACGATCTTCAGCGGCACTGGCAGCTACGCCGGCGGCCCCATTGCCGCCTTCGCCGCGGTGGTCGGCACCATGGTGGCCTACTTCGCAGCCGTGGTGATCAATTACGGCGACTTTGCCCGCTTCGTGAAGAGCGAGCGCCAGATGCGCATCGGCAATTTTCTCGGCCTGCCGGTGAGCCTGGCGATCTTTTCGCTGATTGCGCTGGTGATCACCGCCGGTACCGTTGTGGTGTTCGGCGAGACGCTGACCAACCCGACCGACATCGTTGCGCGCATCGACAACGTCGGCCTCACGCTGATCGCTGCGATTACCTTCTTCGCCGCCACAGTGGGCATCAACCTGGTCGCCAACTTCATCCCGCCAGCCTACGACATCGCCAATCTGGCGCCAGCACACATCAGCGCCCGCACCGGCGGTTTCATCACCGCCGCTATCGCGTTTTTCATCGGTGCGTTGTGGGTATCGTTCATCAGTGCGGTGGGCATCGCCGCCTTCGTCGATACGCTGGGCGCCGTGCTGGCACCGCTATACGGCATCATCGTCGCCGACTATTACCTGGTTCGTCGGCAGCGGCTGGACGTACAACAACTGTTCTGCGCGGAACCCGGATCGACCTACTACTTCAACGCCGGCTGGAACCGTAAAGCGGTCATCGCGTTTGGCGTGAGCTCGATCTTTTCCGTTGCGTCGGTCTGGACGCCGGGGCTGGAAAGCCTGTCGGGCTTCGCCTGGTTGTTGGGCGCCTTGTTTGGCGCCGTGGTGCATTACCTGCTGATGCGCAAACAAATCGTTCCGGCCGTTGCTAACCCTCCCCTGACGACCCAAGCGTAATGCCCTGAACGGGTCGGGTCGGGGCGGGGCGGGTCGGCAGATAGTCGGCTCGATTCCGCTCTTCGAAACGGTGCGTGATAAAGTGCACGGCCATCATCACGCGCCGCCATGACATTGCATGAACCGATCGATAACCGACGACATTTCGGCGATCAGCCGTATCAACGCCGTGCCGGCGATCCTCCAGGTGATCTCCGAGACCACCGGGTTACGGTTCGCCGCCGTTGCGCGAGTTACCGAAGATTCCTGGACAGCGTGCGCCGTGCTCGACCGGACCAACTTCGGTCTGCAGGTCGGCGGCGAGCTGGACGTGACCACTACGCTGTGCCACGAAATCCGCGCATCTCACGAAACCATCATCATCAGCAAGGTGAGTGAGGACGGGCGTTACTGCAACCATCACACGCCCAAGATGTATGGCTTCGAGAGCTACATCTCGACCCCTGTGTTTCGCACCGATGGCAGTTTTTTCGGCACCGTCTGCGCACTCGATCCGCTGCCTGCGAATCTGTCGGAAATGCCGATCCTGCCGATGATGGAATCGTTCGCCAAGCTGCTGGCCATTCAGCTGGAGGCGGAAGAGCAGTTCGAAGCCACCGAGGCAGCCCTGCTCGATGCGCAGCAGACGGCAGAACTGCGGGAGCAATTCATCGCCCTGCTCGGGCATGACCTTCGCAATCCGCTCTCCTCGATTCTGTCCGGCGCGCAGCTGTTGATGAGGCGCACGAAGGACGCCTCGATCACCGGCATTGCCGAGCACATGCTTACTGCGACTCGTCGCGCATCACGCCTGGTTGACGATGTGCTGGACTTCGCCCGCGGCCGGCTGGGCAATGGCATTCCGCTGCAGAACCGCGAATGCAAGGACCTTCACGTCACCCTGACGCATATCGTTTCGGAGATGCAGAGCGCCAATCCGCAACGCGCAATCGAAGCCGACATCGCTCCGCTCGACGGGGTCCGCTGCGATGCGGATCGCGTCGCGCAGTTGCTGTCCAATCTGCTCGCCAATGCGCTGGTGCATGGGTCAACGGATGGCCGGGTACAGGTCCGCGCGGTTATCGAAAAAGGATGGCTGTTGCTGTCGGTGAACAACCAGGGCGAGCCGATTCCACCAGAACGGCTGGATCATCTATTTCAGCCTTACTGGCGCGAGCCCTCGAGCAGCCAGTCCGGCCTCGGTCTGGGGCTCTACATCGCCAATGAAATTGCGCGCTCGCATGGCGGCAGCATGCGCGCAGAGTCAACAGCCGAAGCGGGCACGACCTTCGTTTTCAGCATGCCCACCGAAGCGCGAGCGCTCTAGGCGTGCTCAGCCTTCATGACGTCGTAAGCGCCTAGGTAAGCACCAGCTAGCTGACTCTTTTGCTGATCGCTGAGGATCTTGCCGGCCATCTGGAAGAATTTGTGCTCTTCTTCCTGAAGATGGTGGTGAACCTTGTCCGACAGTTTGCGTGCCTGCACAAGCCAGCTCGGACTGCTGGGATCGGTTTCTTCCAGCGCCTCGACCATCTCATCCATTTCATGGTGTTCGGCGATCGCATGACGGGACAGGTCGACCCCGCTGTCATCACGCATCAGCGGGATATAGAAATGGCGCTCTTCGGCCACTGAATGCACCCAGAGTTCGTGCTTGAGCTCAGCGAAAATCGCTTGCCGCTCGGCGCTGTCACCGCGGGTCTGTACCAACTTTTCAGACAGATCACGCTGGATATCGTGGCTTTGGCGCAACGCTTCGAAAATCATCATGGGTATATTCCTCTTCCGTGAACCTGTGGGGACGCGATGTGTGACAGGCACAGGAGCGCCGAGTGCGCCCTTACCGGCGCGTTTTTTTGTCACGCACTCAGCGCAGCTGGCTGTCCTTGCTGCCGCGGCGGTTGTAACCGCTGAATTTGGCTTCCTGCTTGTCCCGTTCGGTTTGGCATTTGACGCACAGCCTGACACCGGGCACGGCCTGCCGCCGCGCCTCGGGAATCTTAGCGTCGCATTCCTCGCAGTGCGTCAGGCTCTCGCCCTGCCCCAACCGACTGCGCGCTCGCTGCACAGCATCTTCGATGGTGCTGTCGATCTGTTCCTGAACCGCACCCTCATTCGCCCAACCCGTAGCCATCGCGACCTCCCAGCAAGCCAGGTCTAACAGTGTATTAGCTTGGAACATCTGCCCCGGGCACCGTTCAGTAATGCGACTGACGTGACGCGCATTCCGTGTCCCTAACCCAAAAACCACCCGTCGATCCGTTGGCGTCAAATCGACGAACGGACCTCAGCGCCACATTGCATTGTCTATCCTTCCAGCCGATTGAACGGCAAGCCCCACTACAGATGCTCTATCTCGGGACTTGTCTCATCGAGGTCGCCCGCCGGCCTTCTGTAAACACACCCCCAGGGAAGCGGTGATGCACACGAAGATCCTGCCGGCGCTGTTAATTGGCCTGAGCGGATGCGCCAGCCAGCCGGAAGTGCTTGAACGCGAAGTCGGCCAATTCGACCTGCGACTCGGCACGGCCCCCACTCGTAGCATGGCCCAAGGGCTGGTGAACCCGACGGCCGCCAGCACCTTTCGCGGCGGGCTGGACCTCACCCACGAGAGCGGTTGGTACGTTGGCCAATGGGCGCCCAGCATGGGCATCCTCGAGGGCAACCAGCTGGAACTGGACAGCTATATCGGTTACGTCCAGCACCGCTTCGACCAGGCGCCAGGCTACGAACTGGGCGTGATCCGCTACAGCTTCCCGGAACTGGAAGGTGCCGATCGCCACGAATACTACGCAGGCTTCAACCTGGCCGGCAGTCGCCTTGGTGGCGCACTCAGCAGCCGCCCGGGGCGCACCGACAGTACCCTGCTCCTGGAGCTTGGTGGGCTAAGTCCGTTGGAGCTGGACCTGCGCCTGAAATACGCCAGCCACTCGATGGACAGCCCGATGTATCACCCAGGCGGCAGTGTTGAAGTCTTCAATGACTGGTCGCTGAACCTGTCTCGCCCCTGGCTCGGCGTACGCCTGGATCTCTCATACACCGACTCGAGCCTTCGCGGCCGCGAGTGCGGCGTCTACTCGGGCCAGAACACCTATTGCGAGAGCTACTTCATGTTCAAGGCCGAGCGCTCGCTGTTCTAGTCGACGGTCATTAACCTTGCTCGAAGCGCATCCTCGCGTGCCATACGGCGATAAGAAAGGCCGCGGCCGCAAAGCCATAGAGCAGGCCGAGGTTGCCGTCCTGATACAGCCAGGAGCCCAGCACCGGCCCGGTGGCCATGCCCATGAAGCGAAAGAAGTTGTAACTGCCCACCGCGGTGGCTCGGTTGTGCGGGTACAGGTCCATCAGCAGGCTGGTCTGTACCGGTAGCGAAAGGCCGAGAAACAGCCCGAACGCGCTGACCGCCACCACCAGCGCCGCCAGCGACCACTGCGCAACCGCGAGAAACAGCAGCAGGCTGAGGGCATTGAGCGCCGCCGTCGTCACCAGCACCGGGCGGGGCCGCCAGCGCGCCAATAGCCGTCCACCCGCAAAACTGCCGACCACCACGGCAATCGACAGCGGCAGAAACACCAGGCCCTTTTCACTGGCACTCAGGCCGTAAGTGGCGCCGAGCACGCGCGGCATGAACACCAGGTAATTGTAGAAGGCGTAGTACTGCACAAAGCTCAGCAGCATGATCGCCAGCCCCTGACGATTGCGCACCACCTCCAGGTACTCCCTGGGATGGAAGGCGCGCGGCGCGCTCCCAGCCGGACGGGTTTCCTCTAGCCAGATCGCATTGCTCAGCAACGCAACAGCACCGACCACGGCGAGCAGCAGAAACACGTAATGGAAATCGAGGTGCTCGCCGATGAAGCCACCCACCACCGGGCCGACCACCGGCCCCAGCGCCACCATCATCTGGAACGAGCCCATCGCCCGAATACGCTCGGCGCCTTCGAACCGATCCCCGATCACCGTCACTGCCACCACCGCACCGGCAGCGATACCCACTGCCTGCAGCGCACGAAACACCAGCAGCGTCTCGATATTGGTTGAGAGAAAACAGCCGATGGAAGCGCCGATGTAGCACGCCAGCCCCAGTAACAGGGTGCGCCTGCGGCCACTTCGATCCACCAGCGGGCCGTAGACGATCTGCATGAACGCCAAAACGAAGGTGAAGATCGAAATGCTGAGGTTGATCAGCAGCGGCGTCGTCTGCAGCGCCTCGCCCAGCTCCGGCAAAATCGGTGCGTAGACCGTCTGCGTGAACGGGCCGAGAAAGGCGGCGAATGCCACCATGAAGGTCAGCAGGCGTGGGCTCATCGGATCTCCGCTAACGCATCGAAAAGAGGCCTGGCGGCGCGCGCCGCCAGGCGGGAGGGGTCACTCCTTGACCTGCATGTATTCCTCGGCCCAGACCATGTATTCCTCGGCGGTTGAGTATTTGACCGACAGCTGCGAGGCGTTGAGATCGGACGCATCGATCTGACGCTGCTCGCGCAGGCAGTCGTAGGTCGCCTTGATCGCGGCAAAGTAGGCCGCGTGACCATTGACCACGATGCGCACGCCAAGCGCAGCCAGACGGGTGTTGTCGCGCAACTTAGGATTGCCATAGGTCACCAGCATCAGCGGTACGCTGAGTTTTTCCGCGACCTGCTCCAGCTGCTCGAAATCCTCGATGCCGACCAGGCAGATCCCATCGGCGCCAGCTGCCTCGTAGGCCTGCACGCGCGCGATCACCTCTTCCAGGCCGATCACACCCGCATTGGTCCGCGCGATGATCGCGAGTTCGGGATCGATGCGTGCCTCCAGTGCCGCACGGATCTTGCCGACCGCCTCGAACATGCCGATCAGGTCGGTGGACTTGCGCCCGAATTTGGCTGGCAGCAGCGTGTCTTCGATTGTCAGCGCCGCGATGCCGGCGCGTTCCAGCTCGACCACCGTGCGCATCACGTTGAGCGCGTTGCCATAGCCATGGTCGGCGTCCGCGATGATCGGCAGCCGAGACACGCGGCCGATGCGTGTCGCCTGCTCGACAAATTCACTCAGGGTGATCAGCGCAAAGTCGGGCGCGGCCAGGACCTGTAACGAGGCGACCGAGCCACCGAGAATGCCGACTTCGAATTCCAGATCGGCGGCGATACGCGCCGACATCGGGTCGAATACCGATGCAGTGTGGTAGCAGCGATCGGAGGCCAGCAGCCGACGGAACTCGCTGCGCAGGGTGTGATGAGAAATACGTTGCATGGGGGTTCCTGATGAATCGCACGCAAGGGTCGAGTCGCCCTTGTCTGTTCAGTGTTGGTAGTGGTACGGACGGCCTATTGCACGTCTCGGTGTTTCACAGTGCCGGGCGCGGTTGTCGCCCTTGCACATACGCCATGACCAGCCCGCTGGCGATGATGATGGCCATGCCGACAATGGCGCCGAAATCCGGCGTATGTCCAAAGGCAACCAGGCCTACCACCCCAGCAAAGATGATCTGCGAATAGGTGAACGGTGCCAGCGCAGCGGCGCTGGCAAAGCGAAACGCATTGGTCAGCAACAGATGACCGCTCATGGCCATGGCACCAAGCCCGGCCATCATCAGCGCGTCATGCAGCGTTGGCGTCTGCCAGTTGAAGAAGACCAGCACGCTCATCACCAGACTGCCAACCACGCTGGTGATGAAGTTGCTGGTGACCGGATGATCCGTGGCGCTGAGTCGACGGGTGATCAACTGATAAACCGTGAAGCTCAGCGCCGCGCCGAACGGCAACAAGATCGCCGGCGTAAACAAGGCACCGCCCGGCCGCACGATGATCATCACGCCAATCAGCCCACAGCCGACCGCCAGCCATTGGGCACGACTGACCTGTTCGCCGAGCAAGGCGGACGCGATGGTAACCAGCAATGGGGTCAGGAAGATGACTGCAGTCGCTTCGGCCAGGGGGATGTAACTCAGGCCACTGATGAACAGCATGCTGACGCTGACCAGACTCAGGCCACGGCAGATCTGCAGCTTCGGCCGAAGGGTATGAAACACACGACGCCCCATGCGTGGCGTGAACAAGGTGAGCATCAGCACCGTCTGCGCCATATAACGCGCCCAGATAACCAGAAACACGGGGTAGAGCTGCGTCAGATACTTGGACAGCCCGTCGTGAGTGGCGAGCGTCAGGCAAGAAACCAGAATCAGCGACACGCCAAGCAGGGGCCGGTGAGAGTTATTCAATGAGGGAAACCGCGACAATAGGTAGCAAGCTATGAATTATGCCCATAAATCGCCATTTCGTCAGTGGTGACGTGAGCCGATCCGACCAGAAGAGGTGCGCCCCAGCCTGCCACGCAGGTTCATCTTCTGACTCGTCGATGCGTCTGCTGAACGTCGATTCAGGACCTGATCACGCAACTGTCATCCCGTCAGGCTGTAATGCGCTACGTCTGTCGGCGCCCGCTCCGCTCGCCCGACAATCGCGTATGATCGCCGCCCCCGTGCGAGCCTCGTTACCGGCCGCTTCAGTCCGAGTGTTGTTTTGATGTTCAAGATACGAGCGATGCAGGTGCGCGATATACCTGCGGTGATGTCGATTCAGGAAGAATCCTATGCTGCCGAAGTCCACGAGGACGAAGCGGTGATCCTCAACCGCCTCGCCGCCTGCCCGCAGCTGGCCTGGGTGGCCGAGGACGATCAGGGCGTTTGCGCCTATCTCTTCGCCTACCACTCACGGGTCGGCAAGGTGACGCCACTGGATGGCGACTTCGAATCCCACGCCAAAGCCGACTGCCTGTATCTGCACGACCTTGCCGTATCCCGGCGGGCCAGTGGCCGGGGCATCGGGCCGGCGCTGGTGCAGAAGAACCTCGAGCAGGCGCGCACTCAGAAGCTGCGCTACTCGGCGCTGGTGTCGGTGCAGGAGTCCGAAGCCTTCTGGTCTCGCCTCGGCTATGCAGCACACACGGAACTCGAGCCGCCCCAAGCCAGCAACCTTGCCAGCTATCAGATACCCGCCGTCTATATGGTGCGGGCGCTGCACTGAACGCACGCAGATGGTGCGACCTAGATGCAGACGCACCATAACAGGACAGCCTAAAGCCCCATTTTCAAGCACGGGTAACCTGCAGGCTGCGGGGCGCTTCTGTTGTGGCGGGTTGGCAAGGGCCTTGCTCTGCTTGTGCCAATCGCACAACCGGAACTGCTCGCCATGCTGGTCATCCATCACCGCACCTCCCCGCAGGCCAATGCCGACGCCGAGCTGGAGTTGACCTTCGAAGCCCGTAGCAAATCGCGTCTGCGTTGCTTCTCCACCACAGGAGAAGATGTCGGCCTGTTCCTCGAGCGCGGCCAGCAACCGCTGCATGACGGCGAATGCCTGCGCGCCGAGGATGGCCGTATCGTCCGTGTGCGGGCCCGCGCCGAACAGCTCCTTCATGTGACCTGCAGCAGCGCGTTCGAACTGACGCGCGCCGCCTATCACTTGGGCAACCGCCATGTGGCACTGCAGCTCGGCGACGGCTGGCTGAGGCTGCTCGACGACTACGTACTGAAAGACATGCTGGTGCAGCTGGGCGCCAGTGTCGAAGCCATCGAGGCGCCCTTCCAGCCCGAGCACGGCGCGTACGGGGGCGGCCATCATCACTCCCACGCAGGCGAAGCCGAGTTCAGCTACGCGCCACGTCTGCATCAGTTTGGTGTGCGCACGTGAATCCGGCTGCGTTCGCGCTGCTGCGGCTTGCCAGCCCGCAGTTGCCGATCGGTGGATACAGCTATTCGCAAGGCCTGGAAATGGCGGTCGAATGCGAGCGAGTACGCGACGAAGCCAGCGCCCGCCGTTGGCTGGGCGACCAGCTGTTATTGAATCTGGCGCGCTTTGAAGCGCCGCTGCTGCTCGCGCACTGCCAGGCGGCAGCTGCTGAAGACTGGACAGAACTCGAGCGACTTGCCGATTGCCATCGCGCCAGTCGCGAAACCCGTGAGCTACGGCTGGAAAGCCGGCAGATGGGCTTTTCACTGAAGCAACTGCTGGACAATCTGCCCGAACTCGACGCCCCTGCGAGCGCCCTGTTTCAGCGCATCGACGAGCCAGGCCTCGCCTTGGGCTGGGCCTTGGCCGCGCGTGCCTGGGGCATCGGCCCCGAGGATGCACTGACCGCCTGGCTTTGGGGCTGGCTGGAAAATCAGCTGGCGGTGCTGATGAAAACCCTGCCGCTCGGGCAGCAGGCGGCGCAGCGGCTGACCTCGCAGTTGCTGCCGGTCCTGCAGCAAGCCCATCACGACGCCACCCTTATCGAGCCGGAGCACTGGGGCAGCGCCGCCTTTGGCCTGTCCCTGACGAGCATGGCGCATGAGCGCCAATACAGCCGGCTGTTCCGCTCATGAGCACCGCTTTCACAAGAGGAAACAGACGATGAACACCCAACCCCTGCGCATCGGCATCGGCGGGCCGGTCGGCTCCGGCAAGACTGCCCTGACCCTCGCCCTCTGCCTGGCCCTGCGCGAGCGCTACAACCTGGCCGTGGTCACCAACGACATCTACACCCAGGAAGACGCGCAATTTCTCGTACGCAACGAGGCCCTGGCGCCCGAGCGCATCATCGGCGTCGAGACTGGCGGTTGCCCGCACACCGCGATCCGCGAGGATGCTTCGATCAATCTGGAAGCCGTCGAACAGCTAAACCGGCGCTTCCCAGGGCTGGACCTGATCATCGTCGAGTCCGGTGGCGACAATCTGTCGGCCACCTTCAGTCCGGAGCTGTCGGACCTGACCATCTATGTGATCGACGTATCGGCCGGCGACAAGCTGCCACGCAAGGGCGGGCCGGGCATCTGCAAATCCGATCTGCTGGTGATCAACAAGGTCGACCTGGCTCCCATGGTCGGCGCCTCGCTGGAGGTCATGGATCGCGACACCCGCAAGATGCGCGGCGACAAACCCTTCGTGTTCAGCAATCAGAAGGTTGGCCAGGGTCTCGACGAGATCATCGCCTTTATCGAACAGCAGGGAATGCTCAGCGCTGCCTGAACCGAATCAACTGTAGGAGCGAGGGGGGCGCCCAGTCCTTGCGCGCGATGCTAAGCGCTTCGTTAGCAAGCCCGCTCCTACAAAAAATGACAGCCATCCGGCTCCTGTCGATCGCCTGCGACGATTCGCGACCGCCATGCACACCAGAGGGAACACCCTATGAATCTGAATAGAAAACTCGTCGTTGCGTCCGCCCTGTTGCTGAGCCCTGCCTTGGCTTTCGCCCATCCTGGCCACGACCACGCCGGCGTGATGTCGGGTATCGCCCATCCAATCTTTGGCTTCGATCATTTGCTGGCGATGCTGGCCGTCGGCCTCTGGGCGGCGCAGCAGCAGGGCAGCGCGCGCTGGGCGTTGCCGCTGACCTTCGTCGCCACCATGCTATTCGGCGGTCTGTTCGGCTTTACCGGTATGCACCTGCCATTAATGGAAACCGGTATCGCCGGCTCGGTACTGGCGCTTGGGTTGCTGGTCGCGTTGGCGGTGCGCCCGCCGCTGGCCGTTGCCGCCGGGCTGACCGCGCTGTTCGCACTCAGTCATGGCGTTGCCCATGGCCTGGAGCTGCCGGCACTGTCCAGCCCATGGGGTTACGCCGCTGGCTTCGTCGCCGCCACCGCCGCGCTGCATGGCATCGGCTATGCCGTCGCCCGCAACCTGCCGCAACTCGCCATGCCCCTGGTGCGCATCGCAGGCGCTGCCTCCGCGCTGGTTGGTGCTTGGTTGCTTGCGGCCTGAATCCGACACAAACCGAAACATTCACGGAACCTGAGCGCCCCCTGAGACCCAAAAGTTGAGTCACGCCGCCGATTGCATTCGGTGGTGCCTCATTCACCGGTCTTCAGGGAGCAAGCGCCACGTGTCCGGATCCCTTCACGCCCGCGGCTTCGCCTATTGGGCACTGAAAGTCTTCTCCATCATCGTCGCCCTGTTCGGGCTCGCACTTGCCGCTGGCGGCCTCTGGCTGATCACCCTTGGCGGATCCTGGTACTACCTCATCGCCGGAGCCGGCATGCTGGCTTCTGGCGTACTGCTGTTCATGCAGCGCATCAGCGGCGTCTTGCTCTACTGGCTGGTGTTTATCGGCACCTTGATCTGGGCGATCTGGGAGGTCGGCCTCGACCCTTGGGCGCTGGTGCCACGCGTGGTGGCGCTGGCCGTAATTGCCCTTCTCACGCTCGCGTTCATTCCGGTGCTGCGGCGCCACACTCGCAGGGAGGCGCACCCATGATTCATCTGCTTCGACTCGTTGGCCTGTTAAGCCTGACCTGGCTACCGTTCAGCTACGCCCAAACGACTGCGGCGGACCCTTCGCTCGAACCCGCCACCACGGTGTCGCCGGGACCGACGGGTGCCGAGCCCGAGCCGGCCGACTGGACTGCCTACGGACGCAACAATGCGGCCACGCGCTACTCGCCGCTGGAGATGATCAACCGTGACAACGTCGCCGATCTCAAGCCGGTCTGGGGCTACCGCACCGGCAACCTGCCCGATCAGTCCGTGGTCGACAAGAAGTGGGCGCCGGAAACCACGCCGCTCAAGGTCGGTGACAACCTCTACCTGTGCGATGCACTGAACGTGCTGATCTCGCTGGACGCCAGCACCGGTCGGGAACGTTGGCGCTACGACCCGAAGGTTTCCACCGACCATATTCCCTATTCAGCGACCTGCCGCGGCGTGAGTTACTACGAGGTGCCGGATGCACCCGATGATGCCGCCTGCAAGCGCCGTGTCATCGAGGGCACACTCGATGCCGAGCTGGTGGCGGTGGATGCCGATACCGGCGTGCCCTGCGCCGATTTCAGCCACGCCGGGCACGTCGATCTGATGGAAGGCATGGGCGACTCCGTACCCGGCTACGTCGCGGTGACTTCGCCGCCAACCATCGTCCGCGGCATCGCCGTGGTCGGGCACCAGGTGCTCGACGGCCAGAAGGAAGACGCGTCGTCCGGCGTGATTCGCGGGTACGACGCAGCCACCGGCGAGCTGGCCTGGGCCTGGGACATGGGCCGCCCTGGCGAGACCGGGCTGCCCGAAGGGGGTGATGTCTACACCCGAGGTACCCCCAACGCCTGGACGATCTTCTCCGGCGACGAGGACCTCGGCCTTGTCTACGTGCCGATGGGCAATTCGTCGGTCGACTACTGGAGCGGCAACCGCAGAGAATTCGAGAAACCCTACTCGACCGCATTGGTGGCCCTGGACGTTACCAACGGATCAGTGCGCTGGGTCTTTCAGACCGTGCATAACGATGTCTGGGACTATGACCTCGGCTCCCAGGGCAGCCTGATCGACTTCCCGGTCGGCGACGGCCGCACTGTCCCTGCGGTCGTGCTGCCCACCAAGATGGGCGACATCTACGTCCTCGACCGCCGCACTGGCGAGCCGCTGACGCCTGTCGAGGAACGCCCGGTGCCGGCCAGCCCGCTGCCTGACGAAACGCTTTCAGAGACCCAGCCATTTTCCACCGGCATGCCGTCGATGCCGCGCGAGCCGCTGACCGAGAGCGATGCCTGGGGCGTGACGCCGCTGGACCAGCTGTGGTGCCGGATCCAGTTCAAGCGCGCCAACTATGAAGGCATGTACACACCGCCGAGCGTGGACAGGCCATTCCTGCAATGGCCGAGTTACAACGGCGGTAACGACTGGGGCAGCGCAGCGGTCAACACCGACCGCAACATCCTGGTGCTGAACTACAACCACATCGCCATGCATGACCAGCTCATCCCGCGTGACAAGGCCGACGAGCGCGGCATGGTCCCGCTTGGCGTACCGGGCGGCAGCACTTCGTCCGGCGGCTCGGTACCGCAGTCAGGTTCGCCCTACGCCGTGTCCATCCAGGCTTGGCGCAACAGCCTGACAGGCGTGCCCTGCTCCCGCCCGCCGTTTGGCGGCATCATGGCCATCGACCTCAACACCCGTGAGGTGCTGTGGAACGAACCGCTAGGCACCGCCCGGCGTAA encodes:
- a CDS encoding urease accessory protein UreE is translated as MLVIHHRTSPQANADAELELTFEARSKSRLRCFSTTGEDVGLFLERGQQPLHDGECLRAEDGRIVRVRARAEQLLHVTCSSAFELTRAAYHLGNRHVALQLGDGWLRLLDDYVLKDMLVQLGASVEAIEAPFQPEHGAYGGGHHHSHAGEAEFSYAPRLHQFGVRT
- a CDS encoding histidine kinase, yielding MNRSITDDISAISRINAVPAILQVISETTGLRFAAVARVTEDSWTACAVLDRTNFGLQVGGELDVTTTLCHEIRASHETIIISKVSEDGRYCNHHTPKMYGFESYISTPVFRTDGSFFGTVCALDPLPANLSEMPILPMMESFAKLLAIQLEAEEQFEATEAALLDAQQTAELREQFIALLGHDLRNPLSSILSGAQLLMRRTKDASITGIAEHMLTATRRASRLVDDVLDFARGRLGNGIPLQNRECKDLHVTLTHIVSEMQSANPQRAIEADIAPLDGVRCDADRVAQLLSNLLANALVHGSTDGRVQVRAVIEKGWLLLSVNNQGEPIPPERLDHLFQPYWREPSSSQSGLGLGLYIANEIARSHGGSMRAESTAEAGTTFVFSMPTEARAL
- a CDS encoding allantoin permease, yielding MNHDDFHIKQIDPTLYNEDLAPLAPAKRKWGWFEIFNVWSNDIQSLFGYTLAATLFISYGLNGWAVLAGIVLAGFIVMGLVQLTGKPSVKYGIPFPVMARASMGVRGANFPAVVRGIVAIFWYGVQTYFASTAVALLIRTLAGPGSEATLLGLTAIDWIAYVIVCVFQVALFIRGVDWVTRFLNWAGPLVYLVMIAMMIAICYKAGPSLAGALGTIFSGTGSYAGGPIAAFAAVVGTMVAYFAAVVINYGDFARFVKSERQMRIGNFLGLPVSLAIFSLIALVITAGTVVVFGETLTNPTDIVARIDNVGLTLIAAITFFAATVGINLVANFIPPAYDIANLAPAHISARTGGFITAAIAFFIGALWVSFISAVGIAAFVDTLGAVLAPLYGIIVADYYLVRRQRLDVQQLFCAEPGSTYYFNAGWNRKAVIAFGVSSIFSVASVWTPGLESLSGFAWLLGALFGAVVHYLLMRKQIVPAVANPPLTTQA
- a CDS encoding EamA/RhaT family transporter, with the protein product MNNSHRPLLGVSLILVSCLTLATHDGLSKYLTQLYPVFLVIWARYMAQTVLMLTLFTPRMGRRVFHTLRPKLQICRGLSLVSVSMLFISGLSYIPLAEATAVIFLTPLLVTIASALLGEQVSRAQWLAVGCGLIGVMIIVRPGGALFTPAILLPFGAALSFTVYQLITRRLSATDHPVTSNFITSVVGSLVMSVLVFFNWQTPTLHDALMMAGLGAMAMSGHLLLTNAFRFASAAALAPFTYSQIIFAGVVGLVAFGHTPDFGAIVGMAIIIASGLVMAYVQGRQPRPAL
- a CDS encoding hemerythrin produces the protein MMIFEALRQSHDIQRDLSEKLVQTRGDSAERQAIFAELKHELWVHSVAEERHFYIPLMRDDSGVDLSRHAIAEHHEMDEMVEALEETDPSSPSWLVQARKLSDKVHHHLQEEEHKFFQMAGKILSDQQKSQLAGAYLGAYDVMKAEHA
- a CDS encoding DksA/TraR family C4-type zinc finger protein, giving the protein MATGWANEGAVQEQIDSTIEDAVQRARSRLGQGESLTHCEECDAKIPEARRQAVPGVRLCVKCQTERDKQEAKFSGYNRRGSKDSQLR
- a CDS encoding oxaloacetate decarboxylase produces the protein MQRISHHTLRSEFRRLLASDRCYHTASVFDPMSARIAADLEFEVGILGGSVASLQVLAAPDFALITLSEFVEQATRIGRVSRLPIIADADHGYGNALNVMRTVVELERAGIAALTIEDTLLPAKFGRKSTDLIGMFEAVGKIRAALEARIDPELAIIARTNAGVIGLEEVIARVQAYEAAGADGICLVGIEDFEQLEQVAEKLSVPLMLVTYGNPKLRDNTRLAALGVRIVVNGHAAYFAAIKATYDCLREQRQIDASDLNASQLSVKYSTAEEYMVWAEEYMQVKE
- a CDS encoding MFS transporter, with product MSPRLLTFMVAFAAFLGPFTQTVYAPILPELGEALQTTPLLINLSISIFTFVLAFMQIVYGPLVDRSGRRRTLLLGLACYIGASIGCFLSTNIETLLVFRALQAVGIAAGAVVAVTVIGDRFEGAERIRAMGSFQMMVALGPVVGPVVGGFIGEHLDFHYVFLLLAVVGAVALLSNAIWLEETRPAGSAPRAFHPREYLEVVRNRQGLAIMLLSFVQYYAFYNYLVFMPRVLGATYGLSASEKGLVFLPLSIAVVVGSFAGGRLLARWRPRPVLVTTAALNALSLLLFLAVAQWSLAALVVAVSAFGLFLGLSLPVQTSLLMDLYPHNRATAVGSYNFFRFMGMATGPVLGSWLYQDGNLGLLYGFAAAAFLIAVWHARMRFEQG
- a CDS encoding N-acetyltransferase; translation: MQVRDIPAVMSIQEESYAAEVHEDEAVILNRLAACPQLAWVAEDDQGVCAYLFAYHSRVGKVTPLDGDFESHAKADCLYLHDLAVSRRASGRGIGPALVQKNLEQARTQKLRYSALVSVQESEAFWSRLGYAAHTELEPPQASNLASYQIPAVYMVRALH